One stretch of Chlamydia abortus DNA includes these proteins:
- the dusB gene encoding tRNA dihydrouridine synthase DusB, with protein MAPSIHIGNILLKSPVVYAPLAGFSDYPYRKMSSFYGPPALMFCEMVKVEGVHYSPARTLKLLEYSESMRPIGGQLCGSKPEMVGEAAKVLEGLGFDLIDLNCGCPTDRITKDGSGSGLLKSPELIGKVLEKIVEAVSVPVTVKIRSGWDGSNINVEETVRIIRDAGASAVFVHGRTRAQGYVDPSNLEYIARAKAAAGKDFPVFGNGDVFSPEAAKLMLDSTQCDGVLVARGTMGAPWIVRQIESYLTSGTYQKVLFSQRKQAFIQHLQWVEEYYQSEAKFLSETRKLCGHYLISASKVRFLRSALSKATSVQEVYQLIEDYEEADDEPGETSDLNKC; from the coding sequence ATGGCTCCTTCAATACATATAGGAAATATTTTATTAAAATCTCCTGTGGTTTACGCGCCTCTTGCAGGCTTTTCTGATTATCCTTACCGAAAAATGTCATCGTTTTACGGTCCCCCCGCGCTCATGTTTTGTGAGATGGTTAAGGTAGAGGGTGTGCACTACTCTCCTGCGCGAACTCTCAAGCTTTTAGAGTATTCTGAATCTATGCGTCCCATAGGGGGGCAGCTTTGTGGTAGTAAGCCCGAAATGGTTGGAGAGGCTGCTAAGGTTTTGGAAGGCCTAGGCTTTGATCTCATCGACTTAAATTGTGGTTGTCCTACAGACAGGATCACAAAAGATGGCAGCGGGTCAGGATTGTTAAAATCCCCAGAACTGATTGGGAAAGTTTTGGAGAAGATTGTAGAAGCGGTCTCTGTTCCTGTGACTGTAAAAATCCGTTCTGGATGGGACGGTAGCAATATTAATGTTGAAGAAACAGTACGGATTATAAGAGATGCTGGCGCAAGTGCTGTTTTTGTGCACGGAAGAACGCGAGCCCAAGGTTATGTGGATCCTAGCAATCTTGAATACATCGCGAGAGCGAAAGCTGCGGCCGGCAAGGATTTTCCTGTATTTGGGAATGGGGATGTTTTTTCTCCAGAAGCAGCTAAGCTCATGTTGGACTCCACGCAATGCGATGGTGTACTTGTGGCCCGCGGGACGATGGGAGCTCCTTGGATAGTAAGACAAATAGAAAGTTATCTTACGAGCGGGACTTATCAAAAAGTGCTTTTTTCTCAGAGAAAACAGGCGTTTATTCAGCATCTGCAGTGGGTGGAAGAATACTATCAAAGTGAAGCAAAGTTTCTTTCTGAAACGCGGAAACTTTGCGGCCACTATTTAATATCGGCTTCTAAAGTGCGGTTTCTTCGCTCGGCTTTATCTAAAGCTACCTCAGTGCAAGAAGTCTATCAGCTGATTGAGGATTATGAAGAAGCTGATGATGAGCCTGGGGAGACATCCGATTTGAATAAATGCTGA
- a CDS encoding YggT family protein: MLSYFLKAAINVYSFLILVYILASWVPECHNAKWYQYVYKFVEPYLALFRRFIPRIGFIDISPLIALLCLEAVPFIVLRTLRFVVLNIFQSPWLLQYI, from the coding sequence ATGTTATCTTATTTTTTGAAAGCAGCTATTAATGTTTATAGTTTTTTAATTTTGGTGTATATTCTTGCCTCTTGGGTTCCTGAATGCCACAATGCAAAATGGTATCAATACGTATATAAATTTGTAGAGCCTTATCTAGCTTTATTCAGAAGATTTATCCCACGGATTGGCTTTATCGATATTAGCCCTTTAATTGCTCTGCTTTGTTTAGAGGCTGTTCCTTTTATTGTGTTGCGAACCCTAAGGTTTGTTGTTCTTAATATTTTTCAGTCTCCATGGCTCCTTCAATACATATAG